The bacterium DNA segment TGCGGTAGTACTTGATGCCGGTGAAGGTCCTCAGGCCGTCCGGGCTGACGTAGGGCCCCACGTGGTCCATGTCGAGGTCGAACCCCACGTCCCGGTAGAAGTCCCGATAGACGAAATCTCCGGGGTACCCCTCCCGGGAGCTCCAGACCTGTTTGCTCGATTCATGGTCGCGGCCGAAGACGGCGACGCCGTTGGGGGTGAAGATGGGGGCGAAAACCCCGAAAAGGCTGCGGGGACGGGAAAAGAGGAGCCCATGGCTGTCCAGGAAGAAAAAGCCGAGCCCGTGCCGTTTCAGCACATCTTCGAGCCCGGGGTAGTAGGCGCACTCCGGCAGCATGATCCCGGCAGGGTCCCTGCCCAGGAGCCGCCGATGGGTCCGGACCGCCACCTCGATCTGTGCCTCCACCGAGGGCGGGTGGTAGGCCAGCAGGGGCAGGAACCCGTGGGTGGCACCGCAGGTGACGATCTCCAGCGCGCCCCTGTCCGCGAGTTCCCGGAAGCCTCTCAGGACATCCGAGCCCAGGGTGTCCTCGAAGAACCGGCGCTTGACCGTGAGCCGGTCGAGGTAGTACCTCGCCAGCCGATTGATATCGCCATGTCCTTCAGTACGCCGGATCTCCTTTTCCGCCAGTTCGGCTGTCCGATCCAGGTACCGGGCGAAGCGGTGGATGAGCATGGGGTCAGCCAGCATCGAGGCCAGTGTGGGGGTGAGGCTCATGGTGAGTTGGAAATCAACGCCGTCGTCGGACAGGCGGTAAAACCGCCGGAGGAGGGGCAGGTAGCACTCCGCCAGGGCCTCGAACAGCCAGTGCTCCTCGAGGAAATATTCGTACTCGGGATGACGGACGAAGGGAAGGTGGGCGTGAAGGAAAAGACCCCAGTAGCCGGTCATCAACGCCGCCCCTTTTCCGTTCCCGTGGGCCACGAGCTTACGGGTACACCCGGGCGCCTCTCACCATAGGGGCCGGCCAGGCCTTCGAAGGGCCACAAACCGCCGCCCCCCGAGAGGCGGAAAATCTCCTCGAAGTCACGGCGGCGGGTCATCCAGAGGGTGTCCACCTCATCGGAGGGACCGTCACAGGGAAGATGTATCCGGTTGGACCTGAGAAGCTCCGTAAAACCGCCCTCCCCTTC contains these protein-coding regions:
- a CDS encoding DUF1957 domain-containing protein — protein: MTGYWGLFLHAHLPFVRHPEYEYFLEEHWLFEALAECYLPLLRRFYRLSDDGVDFQLTMSLTPTLASMLADPMLIHRFARYLDRTAELAEKEIRRTEGHGDINRLARYYLDRLTVKRRFFEDTLGSDVLRGFRELADRGALEIVTCGATHGFLPLLAYHPPSVEAQIEVAVRTHRRLLGRDPAGIMLPECAYYPGLEDVLKRHGLGFFFLDSHGLLFSRPRSLFGVFAPIFTPNGVAVFGRDHESSKQVWSSREGYPGDFVYRDFYRDVGFDLDMDHVGPYVSPDGLRTFTGIKYYRITGDTDHKELYDPEAALGRAREHAANFVFNRERQAEHLRGLMGKPPFILSPYDAELYGHWWFEGPDFIEHVFRHMAPSTMEPVSLARYLEENPTHQVATPCASSWGNKGYYEVWLNGSNDWVWRYLHNAGIRMSERARRYTAPDPLRERILNQMARELLLAQSSDWPFIMTMGTSVEYAERRFKLHIDRFNQLDSILDEGWDEEKVRKMEEADNIFPDIDYRVYGR